From bacterium:
GGGGCTCATCCCGTTGGTATGACAGGAGTTGTCGAACGCTCCGTCACTGAAGGAAGAGCCCCGTGAAGAAGTCTACGAGTTCCAGCCGTCGTCGTCAGCCGCGGTAGAAGCGTTCGCAGCGCAAGTCCCAGAGCCCCCTGCAGGGCGTCCTGCACTTCCGCGGCCAGGTGCGCGAAGCGCTGCTGTCCGCGATCCGAGGAGCCGTCGTGAGCACCGCCGAGCAGCTCGTCCAGGACGAGGTGACCGAGCTCGTCGGCAAGCCCTGGTCGAGCAAGGGCGAGTCGCCGCTGCGACGAGGGGGGCGAACGAAGACGCGCGCCTTCCTGGACGGCGAACCCGTGCACATCGAACGCCCCCGCGTCCGTGACCGCGACGCGGGCTGCGAAGTCCCCCTGGAG
This genomic window contains:
- a CDS encoding IS256 family transposase; translated protein: MSTAEQLVQDEVTELVGKPWSSKGESPLRRGGRTKTRAFLDGEPVHIERPRVRDRDAGCEVPLETVGALTSRDALDDDVKRLLVRGISTRNYDAALTSLSDGLGLKRSAVSSAFQRASQKDLDA